The Cytophagia bacterium CHB2 genome includes the window GCTCGATATTATGGTTGATTGGATTTCGCTGTGCCTGGTGGCGGCGGGATTGGCGATTTATTTTGCGGCGTTGAAATTCGTGCCCGTCATTTTCATGGTCGCCTACGGCGCGCGCATGTTGATTGCCGTATTGAGCTACAAAATTCTTGGAGTTTATCGCATTGACAGCGGCAAAATTGGCCCGACCGAAGTACGCATTTTGACAGCGTTAGCTTTAGGTCTTGAAATGTTCTTGCCCGGAAGTTTACTCGTTGTAACTAGTCTTGCGACAGTGTTGTTGCTGGGCGTGAATGTTTTTGAGTTTTATCAACTCTTGCAAAGCGCCAATGCACGCGACAAGGCGGAGAGGCCAAGTGATTGGGGGCAATTGGCTCCACGACGAACAAGCAGAATTGTGGCGCTGTCCCGAGTTGAAGCTGACTAGCGAAGAGACGCTTAACCAAAGAATTTTTCTGAACGGATAACAGCGGCCAACGGATTCTGGTTTGATCAGAAGCTCCGGTGGCCGTCGTTATCCGTTGAGTATTGATTCGCTTTGCGCCGGCAACACATGCACGCATCATCTCGCTGCCAAAATGCCTCCACGGGCGCGATCATAAACCACTTTTCCCCCCACAATGGTCATCACATTTTGAATGCGGAACAAACTTTCTTCAGGCTCGGTCATGAGATCGCGATCGAGCACGGCGAAATCCGCCAATTTTCCCACTTCGATTGAGCCTTTTAAATCTTCTTCAAATGCCGCGTACGCGCCCCAGAGGGTGAGAGATTTCAGCGCTTCCAGGCGCGTCATTTTCAATTCCGGATGCCAACCCTCGGCGCTGAAACCGGTGGTGTCTTTGCGCGTGACGGCGGCGTAAAACTCGATCATGGGATTGCCTTCTTCCACCGGCGCATCCGAGCCGCCGGGAATCACGTTGCCTAAATCGATCAGGGTCCGCCAGGCGTATGCGCCGCTCATGCGCTCAAGTCCCAGACGGCGAATGGCAAAATGCAAATCACCGATGGCATGGCTGGGCTGCATCGAGGGCAGCACGCCCAGCTTTGTGAAACGTGGCAAGTCGCCGGGTTCGACAATTTGTGCATGTTCGATGCGATGCCTCGGCTCGCGAATTTTGCGCGCCTCTGCGGGCACTTCATTCAGGGCCTGCTCATAAAAATCCAGCACTTTGCGATTGGCGCGATCGCCGATCGCATGAATCGCCATCTGCAAGCCTTTCTCGGTTGCCGTTTTGATCACAGGGTAAATCTCGTCATCTCCAAAAAGAATCAAGCCGTCGGTGTTTGCATCAGAATATTTTTCTAGCAAAGCTGCGCCGCGCGAGCCCAGCGCGCCATCCGCGCTGATCTTGATGCCGCGAATGGTGAGATGATTGTTGAACAGGCCAATTTCGGGCGTGCCCTGCAGCAAGGTGTCAACGTCTGCGCCCGGCCCACGAACATAACCGTAAATGCGGATTTGCATTTTGCCCTGGCCATAAAGCGATTTCCATAAATTAATCGTATCCCAGCCGGAGCCGGCATCATGAATCGTGGTTAAACCGTAGGCTAATGCAACGTCATTTGCCTTGATTGCAAATTTCTCCTGAAACTCGCGTGAGCCGGAGGGAATATGTTTTGAGACCAGGCCCATGGCGCGATCAACCAGCAAACCGTTCGGCGCGCCGTTGCTGTCTTTGAGAATTTCGCCGCCTTGCGGATTCGGCGTGTCGCTAGTGATGCCCGCGAGTTGCAGGGCCTTGGAATTCACCACAGCCATGTGGCCGTCGGCGCGATTGAGGTAAACCGGCCAGTCTGCTGCGACTTTGTCGAGATCGTGTCGTGTGGGAAATTGTTTAACCGGCCAGTCTTCTTCCATCCAGCCGCGTCCGGTGAGCCATTCGCCCGCTGGTTTTGCCGCCGCCCAATGTTGCAGGCGTGCGAGAAACTCATCGAGCGACGTGCAGCCGTCGAGGTTTAAATCATATTCCCGTTTTCCCACGCCTTGAAAATGGTAGTGGCTGTCGATCAAGCCCGGCGTCACGGTTTTGCCTTTGAGATCGATTACCTGGGTGTTCGGGCCGATCCATTTTTGATTATCTTGATTTGAGCCGACAAATACGACGCGGTCACCTTTTACAGCGACGGCTTGCGCCGTGGTATTGTTTTGATCGACGGTGTGAATGACGCCGTTGTGCAAGACGAGGTCTGCACTTGTTTTTTGATTTTGACAGGAGATCATCATTAAAACTCCGACGACCAGAAAAAATGTTGCATAACTTGTGAATGTCTTCTTCACGGTTCCTCCTCACGTTAGATTTTTACCTCAAGGCATGCTGTTGCTGTGTCTGGACAAGATTCCCGGACGACCCACAACCGATGAGTGTGCCGCAATAAAGCACGGCAGCGGCAAAACTGCAAGAGGTTTTCATGACATCAAGCCATGCCGCTGCCGGGGTGTTTTACAGCGGTATAAATACGACATTTTTGCAATGTTTATTAGCAAGCCTGAACGGCAAAAATGATCTCCAGAATTACACACGACGAGCCACCATAAGCCGCCAGAAAAAAGTGCGACAACAGTGAACAAAATTAGTCGAATGAGGCGTGCAGCGTGTCTGAGGCAAAAGCATCGGGCTGTGAAAGCATGTCCACAAATCGTGTCTAAGTTCAGTAAGGAAGTGTGTCGGAGTTGGCGACTGGAGGGTTACCGCAAGCGATCAAAATTCAATGTTACTTACACTTCAAAGTGAAAGGGGATGAACATGCCCATTTTCAACTTTAAAAAGACCAAGGAAGTTGTCGAGAAAGCTCTGAATCCGGGAGAAAAGGTTGAGCACTTCGTCGAAGGTAAGTCGTGCATTAAGACTTCCGCCGGGATAGAGCTTGTCAACTCCGGCATCGCCACCACGAACAAAAATCGGCTCATTGTTGTCACCAACCCCACCTTCGAAAAAGGCAAAATCGAGACCTTCTCTGTCGCGGCGATTCATGATCAGAAACTGAGCAAGGAGAAGGACGACATCAGTTTTTGTTCGCCGAGTGGCACTTTTGATTTGAGACGAATTCCATCCGAACCGGACCCGAAGAAATTGATGGACGATTTGAGTGATCGTCAAAAAAAGTTGAAAGAGCCGGAGGTCGATATTTCGGTAAAGAATAGCGGCAACACGCCGATACGAGTGACGGTTAATCCGCCGGGAAAATAGTTGGAGACCTGCCGATTGTAGTGAGTTATGAGAGCGGATATTTTTGAAGTCGATGGTTTTGATTGGACGATGTCATTTGCTATCGGCGCTTACCATCGTGAGGGTGCGAGATTTTCATTTTCGCCCGATTTAGTATTGATGGGGAGAGATATGAAGTTTGGGAAATTTTGTCGGGAGTCAGCGGAGTAGATGTTTTTGTAAAATTTAGTTTATATTGATGTTCGAATTGATTTGTAATAAGCATCGTTGTTTTGATGTGCGATTTGGTGGAACGCTATTTTCTGAGATTCGTTGTAACCTCAGATAAGACAATGTGAAATATTTTTGAATTGCAGTAAAAAATAAGTTGCATTCAGAAGCTCGATTGATTATATTTGCTGCCGCGATAAAATAAACGCGGATGTAATTGCTCTTTGAAAATAAAAGCGTGCGCAACATTGTGTTGTGAATGTCAATTCCATGAGTCAAAAACAAACTACGAAGAGTTTGATCCTGGCTCAGGACGAACGCTGGCGGCGTGCCTAACACATGCAAGTCAGGGAGAAAAGGGTAGCAATACCCCTAGTAAACCGGCAAACGGGTGAGTAATACGTAGGCAATCTACCTCAAAGACTGGGATAACCTCGCGAAAGTGGGGCTAATACCGGATAATTCAAGATGCTCGCATGGGTGTCTTGTAAAAGTTATGATGATTTATCATGATAACGCTCTGAGATGAGCCTACGGTCGATTAGCTAGTTGGTGAGGTAATGGCTCACCAAGGCGACAATCGATAGCCGGCCTGAGAGGGTGATCGGCCACACTGGGACTGAGATACGGCCCAGACTCCTACGGGAGGCAGCAGTGAGGAATATTGGTCAATGGACGAAAGTCTGAACCAGCAACGCCGCGTGAGGGATGAAGCATCAAGGTGCGTAAACCTCTGTTAGAAGGGACGAATAGTTCCGATTGTATCGGGATTTGACGGTACCTTCAGAGAAAGCCCCGGCTAACTCCGTGCCAGCAGCCGCGGTAATACGGGGGGGGCTAGCGTTGTCCGGAATTATTGGGCGTAAAGGGCGCGTAGGCGGAATGGTAAGTCAGTGGTGAAATTTCGAGGCTTAACTTCGAGTCTGCCTCTGATACTGCTATTCTTGAGTGCGGAAGAGGAAAGCGGAATTCCCGGTGTAGCGGTGAAATGCGTAGATATCGGGAAGAACACCAGTAGCGAAGGCGGCTTTCTGGTCCGTAACTGACGCTGAGGCGCGAAAGCGTGGGTAGCAAACAGGATTAGATACCCTGGTAGTCCACGCCGTAAACGATGGGCACTAGGTGTTGGCCCCGAACTGTCGGGGTCAGTGCCGCAGCTAACGCATTAAGTGCCCCGCCTGGGAAGTACGACCGCAAGGTTGAAACTCAAAGGAATTGACGGGGGCCCGCACAAGCGGTGGAGTATGTGGTTTAATTCGATGCAACGCGAAGAACCTTACCTGGGCTTGACATGCTGGTTACCAACCTGAAAGGGAAGGGACCTTGGTTTACCAAGGAGCCAGCACAGGTGCTGCATGGCTGTCGTCAGCTCGTGTCGTGAGATGTTGGGTTAAGTCCCGCAACGAGCGCAACCCTTATCTCTAGTTGCCAACAGGTTATGCTGGGAACTCTAGGGAGACTGCCGGTGATAAGCCGGAGGAAGGCGGGGATGACGTCAAGTCCTCATGGCCTTTATGTCCAGGGCTACACACGTACTACAATGGCTGGTACAACGGGCAGCAAGACCGCAAGGTGGAGCAAATCCCTTAAAACCAGCCTCAGTTCAGATTGCAGTCTGCAACTCGACTGCATGAAGGTGGAATCGCTAGTAATCGCGGATCAGCATGCCGCGGTGAATACGTTCCCGGGCCTTGTACACACCGCCCGTCACGCCATGGAAGTCGATAGCACCCGAAGTCGCCGGCCTAACCGCAAGGATGGAGGCGCCTAAGGTGAGATCGATGACTGGGGCGAAGTCGTAACAAGGTAGCCGTACCGGAAGGTGCGGCTGGATCACCTCCTTTCTAGGGAGTCTCGTCTTGTAGGTTTCTACAAGATTTAGAGATTACCAATCCTGACTTCGCAACATGTGGTGTGCACGCTTTTTTATTTTTGTCATTATCTCACTTACTTAGTTTTGGGCCTGTAGCTCAGACGGTTAGAGCACTGTGCTGATAACGCAGGGGTCAGTGGTTCGACTCCACTCAGGCCCACGCAAAGGGCAAAAGGCAAGGGGCAAAAGACGAAAAAGTTTATTTGCCGCTTGCCCCTTGCCGTTTGCAAGGGGCTGTAGCTCAACTGGGAGAGCGTCGGCTTTGCAAGCCGAAGGTCGTCGGTTCGATCCCGATCAGCTCCATAACAGATTTAGTGAAACAGTTCTTTGAAAATTTCTAGATGTAAGCTTTAGTATTTTTTTCCAGAAATCACATCTGTTGTTGAGGTAAAGATTTTTGGTTAAGTTACTAAGGGCATATGGTGGATGCCTTGGCACGAGAAGTCGATGAAGGACGTGGTAAGCTGCGATAAGCTCCGGGGAGATGCAAACGATCTAAGATCCGGAGATTTCCGAATGGGATAACCCATCCCGCCCGAGCGGGATACCTCCTGCTGAACACATAGGCAGGAAGGAGACAACAGAGGGAATTGAAACATCTCAGTACCTCTAGGAAAAGAAAGCCAATGCGATTCCCGAAGTAGCGGCGAGCGAAACGGGAACAGTCTAAATCTACTGCATGTCAAGCCTGCGTGCGTTGTGCAGTAGAGGTTGCGGGAAGGAACTGGATAGAGATGCAGCTCTGTCGGGAAGTCAAAAAACATTATCTTAGTCGAACCGATCTGGAAAGCCGGCCAAAGAAGGTGATAGCCCTGTAGGCGAAAAGATAATGTCTTCCTCGGTTCTTCTCCCAAGTACTGCGGGACACGTGAAATCCCGTGGGAATCCGGGTGGACCATCATCCAAGACTAAATACTCTCTCGTGACCGATAGTGAACCAGTACCGTGAGGGAAAGGTGAAAAGCACCCCTGGCGGGGAGTGAAATAGTACCTGAAACCGTATGCCTACAAGCAGTGGGAGTCCCGCTTCGGCGGGATGACCGCGTGCCTTTTGCATAATGAGCTGGCGAGTTACTCTATGCAGCAAGGTTAATCTGTTTAGCAGAGCAGCCGAAGCGAAAGCAAGTCCAAATAGGGCGATTGAGTTGCATAGAGTAGACGCGAAACCAGGTGATCTACCCATGGCCAGAGTGAAGCGACCGTAACAGGTCGTGGAGGCTCGAACGCACGGAAGTTGAAAATTCTGGCGATGAGCTGTGGGTAGGGGTGAAAGGCTAATCAAACTTGGTAATAGCTCGTTCTCCTCGAAATAGCTTTAGGGCTAGCCTCATAGGAGAGTGACGGAGGTAGAGCACTGGATGGACTAGGGCTCTCACAAGGGTACCAAACCCAACCAAACTACGAATGCCGTACACTTGCTCTATGGGAGTCAGGCGAGGGGGGATAAGCTTCTTCGCCAAAAGGGAAACAACCCAGATCATCAGCTAAGGTCCCTAAGTGTAGACTGAGTGAGAAAGGATGTGAAATCGCTTAGACAACCAGGATGTTGGCTTAGAAGCAGCCATCATTTAAAGAGTGCGTAATAGCTCACTGGTCAAGCGCTTTTGCGCCGATAATAATCGGGACTAAGTCTACCACCGAAGCTGTGGGCTCAATCGTAAGATTGAGCGGTAGAGGAGCGTTCCACTAACCTGCGAAGGTACACCGTCAGGTGTGCTGGAGGACGTGGAAATGATTATGCCAGCATAAGTAGCGATAATCCCGGCGAGAACCCGGGACACCGAAAATCTAAGGTTTCCTGAGTAAAGTCAATCTGCTCAGGGTTAGTCGGTCCCTAAGCCGAGGCCGAATGGCGTAGGTGATGGAAAACAGGTGAATATTCCTGTACCGTCTTGAGATCGTCTGAACGATGGGGTAACGCAGAAGGGAACGTCAGCCAGGCGTTGGATGTCCTGGTCTAAGCTGGTAGGAGGATCGGGTAGGTAAATCCGCTCGATCACGACTCCGAGAAGCGAATGGGAAATGCGGCTTTTGCCAAACCAACTGACATGTACCATGCTGCCAAGAAAAACCTCTAAGTGAGATCGATAGGCGACCGTACCGCAAACCGACACAGGTAGATGAGGAGAAAATCCTAAGGTGCTCGAGCGAGCTCTGGTTAAGGAACTAGGCAAACTAACCCCGTAACTTCGGAAGAAGGGGTGTCCTGCTTGGTCAGGTCCCTCGCGGACCAAAGCTAAGCGGGATCGCAGAGAAATGGCCTGGGCGACTGTTTACTAAAAACACAGGTCTGTGCGAAGTCGTCAAGACGACGTATACGGACTGACACCTGCCCGGTGCTGGAAGGTTAAGAGGAGAGGTTATCCCGAGCAATCGGGAGAAGCTTTGAATCGAAGCCCCAGTAAACGGCGGCCGTAACTATAACGGTCCTAAGGTAGCGAAATTCCTTGTCGGGTAAGTTCCGACCTGCACGAATGGTGCACGAATGGTGTAACGACTTGGGCGCTGTCTCAACCAGAGGCTCGGCGAAATTGTAGTACCGGTGAAGATGCCGGTTTCCCACAACGGGACGGAAAGACCCCATGAACCTTTACTATAGCTTAGCACTGTGTTTCGGTATTGCATGTGTAGGATAGGTGGGAGACGTCGATCCGGCGGCGCTAGCCGTCGGGGAGTCAACCTTGAAATACCACCCTTGTTATATTGAGACACTAACCTGGCACCCTGATCGGGTGTAGGGACCCTGCTAGGTGGGTAGTTTGACTGGGGCGGTCGCCTCCCAAACTGTAACGGAGGCGCCCAAAGGTTCCCTCAGCATGGTCGGCAATCATGCGTAGAGTGCAAGCGCATAAGGGAGCTTAACTGTGAGACTAACAGGTCGAACAGGTGCGAAAGCAGGGGCTAGTGATCCGGCGGTAGTGTATGGAAATGCCGTCGCTCAACGGATAAAAGGTACTCTGGGGATAACAGGCTTATCGGGCCCAAGAGTTCACATCGACGGCCCGGTTTGGCACCTCGATGTCGGCTCATCGCATCCTGGGGCTGGAGAAGGTCCCAAGGGTTTGGCTGTTCGCCAATTAAAGCGGTACGTGAGCTGGGTTTAGAACGTCGTGAGACAGTTCGGTCCCTATCTGTTGTGGGCGTAGGAAATTTGAGGGATGCTGCTCGTAGTACGAGAGGACCCGAGTGGACGGACCTCCAGTATACCAGTTGTCATGCCAATGGCATAGCTGGGTAGCTGTGTCCGGATGGGATAAGCGCTGAAGGCATCTAAGCGCGAAACCCTTCCCAAGATGAGATTTCCCTGGCCGTAAGGCCACTAAAGGCTCCTCGCAGATGACGAGGTCGATAGGTCACAGGTGCAAGAATGGCAACATTTTTAGCCGAGTGATACTAATCAGCCGTGCGGCTTAACCAATTTTTTTATCTCTTCAACAGATGTTTTTTTGGATTTAATCGCAAGAGCTTACATCTAGTTATTTTATAAATTTGAAAAATTCCGGTGACTTTGGCGGAGGGGTCACACCTCTTCCCATTCCGAACAGAGTCGTTAAGCCCTCCTGCGCCGATGGTACTGCCTTGGTAACGAGGTGGGAGAGTAGGTCGTTGCCGGGAATTATATGGCCTTCTTGATCAAAAATCGAGAAGGCCTTTTTTATCTCTACTCCACGCTTTTCCTGCTGAAATCCCGTTTCTGTACTGACAATTTGGTTGCTTTTTGCCCTCATGATCTTCATTATAGCATGACAGAATAGACTAAAATTTCCAACGGTGAATTCTCTATCTTCATTTTAATCCTGTCAACAAGTAAGCCCAAAATCCCTGCACAGAAATCGTGCTCTGGGATTTTGGGGGACTTAACTTCAGGTGACTGGTATGGCATCGCTCGTGGGCCGGGTTCTTGGTAGTGGGCGTTATGAAATTATCGAGCTTTATGGCAAAGGCGCATTTGCCGAAGTGTATCGCGGCCGCCAGCTCAACTTAAACCGCGATGTAGCCGTCAAAGTCTTGAACGAAGATTCCTCGCGCGATGACAGCCTGGTCAAGCGATTCCACAACGAGGCCGCTGCGGTCGCACGCTTTGATCATCCCAACATCATCAAAATTTTCGATCACGGTGAAGAAGAGTATATTCACTATTATGTGATGAACTTCCTGCCGCGCACGCTGCGCAGCCTCTTTCATCCCAATCGCCCGCTTCCGCACGAAATTGTTTTGCAGGTGGCCAGCCAGCTCGCCGCCGCTTTAGCCTATGCCCAAACCATTGTCAATAATTTTGTGCATCGTGACATCAAACCCGAAAACGTCATGCTGGATCAGAGCCACAACGCCGTGCTCTCGGATTTCGGCTTGGTGCGCGGCGATGAAATCTCGCGGCTGACCGTGGGAGACAATGTGATCGGCACGCCGACCTACATGTCACCCGAACAAATCCGTGGCAAAACACTGGATCCGCGCTCGGATCTTTACGCGCTTGGAGTGTTGCTCTATGAATGCGCCACCGGCGCGCCGCCATTCAAAGGTGATTTGATGGCCGTTTGCCATCAGCATGTCAGTGAGCCGCCGGTCGCCCCGCGTTCGCTCAACCCGGATTTATCGCCCGAGGTGGACGCGCTGATTTTAAAACTTCTCGAAAAAGCACCGGAAAAACGTTATCAATCTGCCGCCGAAGTGTTAGCCGCGTTGGCTGATTTACCAGGCGACCTTCTCGGCAAGCATGGCAATATTTATTCGCTGCCAACCATGCCGGTGACGCGCAAACCGCAAACCAGCTCCACCCCGCCGCAAGGCTCAACTCCGACGTCGCGATCGTCCCTACCAACCTCGCCGGCAAAGCCTCGAACCGGGAACAAGTTGTTTCCCGTTTATGTGTTTGTCGGAATTAGCGCCCTCGCGCTGTCCGTAGCGCTCTTTAATTACTTCCGCCAGCCCGGCGCGCAACCGCGTAGCGCACAAGCACAACTAAAGTCGCCGCGCTCTACTCCAACCTCAACCGTGCCGCCTTTGGCGCCTGCGATGGGAAGTATAAATATTGAAAGCACGCCGCCGGGTGCGGCCATTTACTGGAATGGTATTCAACAAAAACATGTCACGCCGGCGCGCTTTGACAGCTTGAAACCAAGCCGCTACGCCGTGAGATTAACGTTGCCTGGGTATGAAGCATGGAACGGCTTCGTTACCATACAACAGGACTGCACCGCCACGATGCAGGCGACGCTTGCGCCCAGCCTAAGCCCCGCAAAGCCGGCTGTAACGAAAGTATCGATTTCGATTGTGACGCGTCCACCCGGGGAGATCATTCTCGATGGCAAAAGCCTCGGCGCACCGCTGAGCGGGGCAAGAACTGCGCTCGTCACGCCCGGGCGGCATGATCTACAAATTCGTTTAGAGTCTTATCCCACGGTGAAACGCGACCTTTGGGTGAAGGAGGGCTCCGATCAATCCTTTGTCATCGACTTGTTCGGTGAGATCAGTGTGCAAGCATTCGACGAAATCGGTGACCCTTTATTCGGCGCGGTTTTTTTGGATAACGTTCAAACGTCGTGGAAGTCAGACGGTTCGCGCCATAAACTCATTGCCGGGGAATATCGTGTGACCGTCAAAAGCTTCGGTTATGAAATGATTGAATCCCCCAAAAAAATTATTGTAACCGGCGGCGATTACCGCCCGATCGTTGTTCAGATGAGAAAAGAGTAAACATCCACCGTAGCCTTTCCTTTCGCATCGTTCCCCCCTGTTAGTTCCCGCCATCAAATACTCGGCTTTGTTTTTATCATCATTCGAGTTACGCATTCTCGCCGCGAGCAAGTACAATTGTTGGTATAAAATTTCTTTGCGAATTTACAAAAATAGAACGTTGCCAATTCCGATCATCTCTGCCTTGTAAAGGCCTGGTTTATTTTAAGCACAAGCCGTTTACGCTCACCTGCCGCAACATGGGCTTCAACCGGCTGCGAGGGTAAAGTGACTGGTACGCATTACGGTTTCATAAATTTTTTGGAACCCTTGCGGCCAATCGATCGCCTCAGCGCTTGGTGCAACGGTTCAAATACGAGGCGCTGTCCGGCTTCTTTTGCCCGGAGATTTCGGAGTACGCTGATTTTTGTTTTGGGCGTTTGGCAGAATCCCGGGCAGAGTCATTGTTTCGACTGCAGCT containing:
- a CDS encoding CDP-alcohol phosphatidyltransferase; its protein translation is MQATAVSLRKVNKPDTRERSNWLMQREQRALAWLCRRTPAFVTSDMLTVLGLTGSGIIFMSIMMAQANRLWLMGAIIGLSIHWLGDSLDGRLAYFRNRPRKWYGFALDIMVDWISLCLVAAGLAIYFAALKFVPVIFMVAYGARMLIAVLSYKILGVYRIDSGKIGPTEVRILTALALGLEMFLPGSLLVVTSLATVLLLGVNVFEFYQLLQSANARDKAERPSDWGQLAPRRTSRIVALSRVEAD
- a CDS encoding amidohydrolase; translated protein: MKKTFTSYATFFLVVGVLMMISCQNQKTSADLVLHNGVIHTVDQNNTTAQAVAVKGDRVVFVGSNQDNQKWIGPNTQVIDLKGKTVTPGLIDSHYHFQGVGKREYDLNLDGCTSLDEFLARLQHWAAAKPAGEWLTGRGWMEEDWPVKQFPTRHDLDKVAADWPVYLNRADGHMAVVNSKALQLAGITSDTPNPQGGEILKDSNGAPNGLLVDRAMGLVSKHIPSGSREFQEKFAIKANDVALAYGLTTIHDAGSGWDTINLWKSLYGQGKMQIRIYGYVRGPGADVDTLLQGTPEIGLFNNHLTIRGIKISADGALGSRGAALLEKYSDANTDGLILFGDDEIYPVIKTATEKGLQMAIHAIGDRANRKVLDFYEQALNEVPAEARKIREPRHRIEHAQIVEPGDLPRFTKLGVLPSMQPSHAIGDLHFAIRRLGLERMSGAYAWRTLIDLGNVIPGGSDAPVEEGNPMIEFYAAVTRKDTTGFSAEGWHPELKMTRLEALKSLTLWGAYAAFEEDLKGSIEVGKLADFAVLDRDLMTEPEESLFRIQNVMTIVGGKVVYDRARGGILAAR
- a CDS encoding PEGA domain-containing protein, which encodes MASLVGRVLGSGRYEIIELYGKGAFAEVYRGRQLNLNRDVAVKVLNEDSSRDDSLVKRFHNEAAAVARFDHPNIIKIFDHGEEEYIHYYVMNFLPRTLRSLFHPNRPLPHEIVLQVASQLAAALAYAQTIVNNFVHRDIKPENVMLDQSHNAVLSDFGLVRGDEISRLTVGDNVIGTPTYMSPEQIRGKTLDPRSDLYALGVLLYECATGAPPFKGDLMAVCHQHVSEPPVAPRSLNPDLSPEVDALILKLLEKAPEKRYQSAAEVLAALADLPGDLLGKHGNIYSLPTMPVTRKPQTSSTPPQGSTPTSRSSLPTSPAKPRTGNKLFPVYVFVGISALALSVALFNYFRQPGAQPRSAQAQLKSPRSTPTSTVPPLAPAMGSINIESTPPGAAIYWNGIQQKHVTPARFDSLKPSRYAVRLTLPGYEAWNGFVTIQQDCTATMQATLAPSLSPAKPAVTKVSISIVTRPPGEIILDGKSLGAPLSGARTALVTPGRHDLQIRLESYPTVKRDLWVKEGSDQSFVIDLFGEISVQAFDEIGDPLFGAVFLDNVQTSWKSDGSRHKLIAGEYRVTVKSFGYEMIESPKKIIVTGGDYRPIVVQMRKE